A genomic stretch from Orcinus orca chromosome 14, mOrcOrc1.1, whole genome shotgun sequence includes:
- the C14H10orf53 gene encoding LOW QUALITY PROTEIN: UPF0728 protein C10orf53 homolog (The sequence of the model RefSeq protein was modified relative to this genomic sequence to represent the inferred CDS: substituted 1 base at 1 genomic stop codon): MDYRRPRNALVIMPXGPYSSVGLSVEHRTYLLEGLLAVLAKDGHQAIPEKIEDWNVVELVVNGEVVFHCNIKDLEFGGDGKLDPRCKEARRAVLNAY, translated from the exons atggATTACag GAGGCCCAGGAACGCGTTGGTCATCATGCCCTAGGGGCCGTACAGCTCCGTTGGCCTGTCAGTGGAGCACCGCACCTACCTCTTGGAGGGCCTGCTAG CTGTGTTGGCTAAAGATGGACACCAGGCCATCCCAGAGAAGATAGAAGACTGGAATGTGGTGGAACTCGTGGTGAATGGAGAAGTTGTCTTCCACTGCAACATCAAAGACTTGGAGTTTG GAGGCGATGGTAAACTAGACCCACGGTGCAAAGAGGCCAGGAGAGCTGTATTAAATGCCTACTGA